The following DNA comes from Brassica oleracea var. oleracea cultivar TO1000 chromosome C5, BOL, whole genome shotgun sequence.
TGGTGTTGAACATACTTATCAACCTAATAAGGATTTTGAGAAGCAGCAAGGCAGCAGTGTGAATATAAGTCCAGAGGTTAAGGAAAGAAAATCTGAGGTAGCAAGTTCTGTTTCACCAACAGAGTCTACAAGTAATACTGCAGCGTCACCTCCTGCTCGCCCAGCAGGCCTTGGGCGGGATGCTCCTCTTTTGGAACCCACCCCACGTGTTCCTCATCAGCCTCGTGTAAATGGCAATGCGTCTCAGAATCAGTCTGAGCAGGCAGAAGACCCTACCACTGCCGAGACCGATGAGCATGATGAGACCCGTGAGAAGCTCCAGTTGATCAGGGTCAAGTTTTTGAGGCTTTCACATAGATTAGGGCAAACTCCACATAACGTTGTTGTTGCTCAAGTTTTGTATAGGCTTGGATTGGCTGAGCAGTTGAGGGGGAGAAACGGAAGCCGTGTGGGTGCTTTTAGTTTTGATCGAGCCAGTTCCATGGCAGAACAACTTGAGGCAGCTGGACAGGATCCACTTGATTTTTCTTGTACAGTTATGGTGCTCGGTAAAAGTGGTGTTGGTAAGAGTGCTACGATTAATTCTATTTTTGATGAAGTGAAGATCTGTACGGATGCATTCCAGATGGGGACAAAGAGGGTTCAGGAGGTTGAGGGTTTTGTTCAGGGAATTAAGGTTCGGGTGATTGACACTCCAGGTCTCTTACCATCATGGTCTGATCAACACAAGAATGAGAAAATGTTGAAGTCTGTTAAGGCTTTCATCAAGAAAAATCCACCGGATATCGTATTATATCTTGATAGGCTGGATATGCAAAGCAGAGATTCTGGTGACACGCCTCTCTTGCGCACCATCACTGATGTTTTTGGACCATCAATATGGTTTAATGCCATTGTGGGTTTGACTCATGCCGCTTCTGCTCCACCAGATGGTCCAAATGGCACTGCCTCTAGCTATGACATGTTTGTAACACAACGTTCCCATGTCATTCAGCAGGCCATTCGCCAAGCAGCTGGAGATATGAGGCTCATGAACCCTGTGTCTCTAGTTGAGAACCACTCTGCTTGCAGGACAAATCGGGCAGGTCAGAGAGTCTTACCAAATGGCCAAGTGTGGAAGCCTCATTTGCTGTTACTCTCATTTGCGTCCAAGATTCTAGCAGAAGCAAATGCTCTTCTGAAATTACAAGATAATAATACTCCAGGGAGACCATTTGTAGCTCGATCCAAGGCTCCACCACTGCCACTTCTCCTCTCATCGTTTCTGCAATCAAGACCGCAAGCCAAACTTCCTGAAGAGCAGTATGGTGATGAAGAAGATGAAGATGATTTGGACGAGTCATCAGGTTCTGACGAAGAATCAGAGTACGATCAGCTTCCTCCTTTCAAGCGATTGACTAATGCTGAGATGGCTAGGCTTAGTAAATCTCAGAAGAAGGAATATCTCGATGAGATGGAGTACCGGGAGAAACTATTTATGAAGAGGCAGCTAAAAGAGGAAAGAAAGAGACGTAAGATGATGAAGAAATATGCTGCCGAGATTAAAGGTATGGCTGAGGAGCATAGTGAAAATGTAGAAGAGGAGAGAAGTGAACCTGCTTCTGTTCCAGTGCCCATGCCAGATTTATCTCTACCTGCATCTTTCGATTCTGATAATCCTACTCACCGGTACCGCTCCCTTGATTCCTCCAACCAGTGGCTTGTTAGGCCAGTCCTAGAAACTCAGGGGTGGGATCATGATGTTGGCTATGAAGGTGTCAATGCAGAACGACTTTTTGTTGTTAAAGAAAAGATACCCATATCTTTCTCAGGCCAAGTGACAAAGGACAAAAAGGATGCAAATGTGCAGCTGGAAATGGCCAGCTCGGTTAAACATGGAGAGGGCAGATCAACCGCCCTTGGTTTTGAGATGCAAAATGCTGGGAAGGAATTGGCTTACACTGTAAGAAGTGATACCAGATTTAACAATTTTAGGAAACACAAAGCTGCAGCTGGTCTCTCTGTAACGCTCTTGGGTGATTCGGTGTCTGCGGGTCTGAAAGTTGAGGATAAGTTGATTGCTAATAAAAGGTTCAGAATGGTTATGTGTGGAGGGGCAATGACTAGTCGAGGAGATGTTGCTTATGGGGGTAGTTTAGAAGCTCAGTTGAGAGATAAAGATTATCCGCTTGGTAGGTTTTTATCTACTCTAGGACTTTCTGTGATGGATTGGCATGGGGATCTTGCTATCGGAGGGAATATACAGTCCCAAGTGCCCATAGGACGTTCATCTAATCTAATTGCGCGTGCTAATCTGAACAACAGAGGGACAGGGCAAGTAAGCGTCCGCGTAAACAGCTCTGAGCAGCTCCAACTTGCTATGGTCGCACTTGTTCCTCTGTTCAAGAAGCTGTTTAGTTATTATTCCCCTCAGCAAATGCAGTATTGACAATAATGAATTATACTTGGGTTTTCACTTCCTACAAGAACATCCTTAAGTGTGAGTTGAAAAGGTACTAATCTATCTGCTTTTGCTTGCTTATTCCATTTGCTGTAGACCCTCTTTATAGGTTGCTGATGTTGATGTGGTTTTTGAGCAGGAACCTTGGTGTGCCCTTGGGTTGAAAAGTTTTAAGAACAAATTGTTGGAGGAGGAGGCCCTCTGTTTCTCAAAATAGCCGGAACACACTTGCTCGTTCCTTTTCTAATTTGAACTTAGCTGTGGTTTCAGTTTCTTTCCTTAACCTTTTGTGTGGTGTATGGTAGAAAAAAGCACACCTAGTTGTTTTTGTTCATGTCTATCTCTGGATTTTGCATAAAGCCTTAATAAAAGTTATGTTGCGGTTTACTTATCGACGTTAAAAACACCCATCACCCTCTGGTAAGCCATAAATAAAAGCTTGTTAAACGGATTTTGCTCCTACTCATTACTTGTAGTGTTGACCAACCATACCGCACTTTTCTGTGTTTCGTTCATATAATTAACGACTCTGACTGCTAAGGATTTTGCTCTACGTATTTAATATGTCTTTGTATTGTAGTTTTTATCAGGAAAAATAATTATTATGCTAGATTCTGATCCGCGCGGTTGCGCTGGATTATTTATAATTTATGTTTTTAGATGCAATTTTATGATTTAATGATATTTTATAAATTTTGGTTTATTGCCAAATTGCATTTTTGGTTTTCAGTTTGATTTCGGTTTAGTTGCAATGTTTAGATTTCATTTTAAAAAATATACGAATTGTTCTGTTATTTATGAATTTGACTTTGGTTTGGGTTAGTTGTTTTAGTTTTTGGTTTGGTTCAAATAACAGTGTTAAGAACATGATAAAATTTAAAGTTACTTCTTTTGTTCAATTGTTCTATATTTCAGTTACTTCTTTTGTTTTTATTTTATTTTGTTTTATTGAATATTTTTATATTTTAAATATGTTTAGAAAATCAGTATACTTCAACATTATATACCAAGTTGTACCTCTATCTTTTAAAGGTAATATGTATATTCTACGGTTGTGATCAAAATAAACCCATATCATTTTGAAATATCAAATATTTTTAGTCTAAATAAGGATTAAGTAGCTATATTTTTGGTAAATAAGTTACTATATATTGGTGGTTGTTGAAACTAATTATTTATATTTTAATATGTTTAAGGGACTAATATGTCTCATAATCATTTGATACAAATCATAATGTAAAATTAATAAAATCATGTAAGATACATATTTTTGAATATATGCAAGGTATAATCGAAAGAAAATTTAGGGTAGCCCACGCGGATTTTTCATTTATAATTATAGATTTGTTTTCTTATGAAAAGGTAAATTATGTTTGTTATATTGTGTAAATAATAGTATTGTTGATTTGTTTTGGTGGCCATTCAATTTAAATTTTTATTTTACATTACAGTTTCAAGTTATTTTTTTTGGCAGTGATATAATTCATATAACGTAGATCAAAATATTTCGATCTAAATTTTATTTAATAATTTTTAAAAATTTGTTAGTGTTTTTGAAAAATAAAATTATATTTAATGGTTTTCGTATTGGATATATTTGAGATCTATTGTGTTAAACTAACTTATAGACGATAAGAATATAAGTTTAATGAAATGTCGCTTGGATACAAAACCACTTAAGACTAATGATAAAGTGAAAAGAACATTTTACAATTTCTCAAATTATTTCATAAATAACCGGACACATGATAGTGGTATCCTTAACGACCAACACATAAAAGAAAAACCTAAAAACAATGATCCAGCTTTCATGTCTGTCATGACTTCTTAACAGAACATGTTGTTGTACAATTCTCTTCGTGTTGAGATTTTTTTTTAGAAAAAAAGAGCTTCAGAGAATATTTTTTCTGAAAAAGAAAATGTATTTTGTTATACGTTCACCGGGTGCATAAGCCCATGTGATAACCTGCAAAGGTATCATTCCAAGCAAACACTCAATAAAACGAAGAGATAAAGACAAACATCAACTTTTGTTTGAAAATCAATTACAAAAACTCCATTTTGTGTGTATAGGTTCATACCGCTGCATCTACCGGTAGGCGGTAAGATCAGCTCCAAGAACATGGGGAGTTAACTTAGCAGTACTACTAATCCAGGTCTTCATGGATAAACTTCTTGGGATCTTTCTTGCTAGTCCCACTGAGAATAGCATTATGAAAATTTTGGTATCACCTCGGGTTAGTACGCACCGTAATTGATTGTTACGTTAATCTCAGGAAAAATATGAGTAATATTTTTAATCGCAAAGACTGATCCTATCACCTTGAACCAAAAAAACAGAATTTTTACATCATCAAGGTTCTAGTAAACAACAAACCAAACCAAAGAAACAGTTGCAATGTGAACAAAATCATCTAATCATCACCTGAAAGTTTTTAGTAACTTGAGAATCTCCGATGAACTTTCCTTGCATGAGAAAAAATCAAACTAGGAAAAAGTTTAAAATTCTTTACTCATATTCCCACAAGGAATTGATGATACAAAAAAAAACTGTTAAGTTGTCTTTTTAATGTTAGTTTCGGAAGTATCAGTTTTGACGGTTAAGGTGTCGTATTACTCATTCTCCATCACCATACCTTCCTTGTGAAAAACCAAAAACACAAATTAATCAAGACTGAAGCTTGTTAAAATATTAGATCACACCAATTATATAAGAAAGAACACGCGTGGAGATTATATTATCAATGTGTTCTCATTTCTTTTGTGACGGAAATAGGAATTATCGGAAAAATGATCTTATTAAGAAAGCCAGAATCAAGGATCACCAATCAGGAAAAAAAAGCAGAGTCGACGTGAGATGATCATGCATGAAGCTTATTGGTCATGTGGATTATTAAGAAATCACTTAAATAAGCCAATAAGATCAAACCTCAGTGGATATTTGAATCATGACGCTGAAATGAAACTATCGAATATACTGGAAACTCTAGAAGGCAAAGCGGTCACATGATTGCAATTTACAAAGTCCGACCTAAGTGAGTTTCTGAAGGAAAGTGAAGACAAACATGGAGATGACTAAGTGCTGAGTGGTTCAAACGCAGCGGTTGCGGTTGCGGTTACGGGAGTTTGTGGATGCGGACGGTTGCGGTTTCTAGCGGTTTTAAGAGATTTGTACGACTGGTACTGCGGTTAAAAATTGGTGTGTTTGCGGGTGACTTGTGACTGGTTAACTACCAAATGCGGTAGTAGTCAAATAATAAATTAACAATATTTAAATTTAATATAATTATAAAAGTATCAAAAATCATAAAATTATAATAAATATAAAATTTCTATTTAAAAAGTTATAATTTTAATTTTTGAAAATTTATTGAAATTGTTTTTATTATAAAATTTTATAATATTAATTAAAATATAATAGATATATTTTAATATTTTCATAATTTCAATTTTAAATTTTTTATTAAATATTTTTACTTTTGTATATATGTTGTTTTAAAAAAATAAAAAAATTTTACCCTCCCGTAACCGCCCGCAGCCGCAAACGCTAGCTGGAGCCAGCTTTTGAATTTATGAGATTCGGAGCGGTTTGAGGCGGTTTAAAGCGATTTGAGTGATTGTTGCAAACCGCCGACAACCGCTACCAACCGCAAAAGCTGCGTTTGCGGGTGGTAGATGGAAAAGCAGTCGCCCCGTATTAGACGATCTGTTCTTGGAATCTTAAACCAAATCAGCAACTTCTGTTTCGCAGATTTAATTACCAATGAATCTATGAACACTGATCATACATTTGAATATCAACAACTAATAATCAAACGCCAGGAATCAAATTTTTTTTTTTTCTGAATCAAATAGAAAGACAGATTTTAATAATCAAAAACCCAGAAAATAAGAAACTACACCTAGGTATAATCAATCATTCAACCAATTCTAATCAGCAATTTTTTATTTATGTCGAAGATACTTGTTTTAATTTAATAGAGTTAATCTAATGTAATGTAAATGTAGATAAAGATAAATACAAAAGTTATTAAAGATGGTATAATAGAAAGTGTCAATATTTAGTCACAGCATATTTAAGAGGTCTATTTTAAAATATGACACAGTAAATTTAAATATGATTCTATTTTAATAGAGTAGATAGAGTAGATACATCAAAATGTATATCATAATGTGATCGAGACATTTAGATGATATTAATGTATTT
Coding sequences within:
- the LOC106293373 gene encoding translocase of chloroplast 120, chloroplastic-like — its product is MEEKKLADDRVSDEQVERIELVVSDDDARDTEDEVFVEAIHSSNPESFRADDGLHEDLPSEEVKDPDVNGESHGEANLQHITTGEAATGCVTSQMNGDEGEAGAENVNETSTHSFSENGTVFLEKKQLVAEVIEETTNDGIEEENKEETVDVSGAQRNGERASGETSFNDSIQVASAGTPSPSEKSSSEENGETEGRISREHDTVQNGGLGVEHTYQPNKDFEKQQGSSVNISPEVKERKSEVASSVSPTESTSNTAASPPARPAGLGRDAPLLEPTPRVPHQPRVNGNASQNQSEQAEDPTTAETDEHDETREKLQLIRVKFLRLSHRLGQTPHNVVVAQVLYRLGLAEQLRGRNGSRVGAFSFDRASSMAEQLEAAGQDPLDFSCTVMVLGKSGVGKSATINSIFDEVKICTDAFQMGTKRVQEVEGFVQGIKVRVIDTPGLLPSWSDQHKNEKMLKSVKAFIKKNPPDIVLYLDRLDMQSRDSGDTPLLRTITDVFGPSIWFNAIVGLTHAASAPPDGPNGTASSYDMFVTQRSHVIQQAIRQAAGDMRLMNPVSLVENHSACRTNRAGQRVLPNGQVWKPHLLLLSFASKILAEANALLKLQDNNTPGRPFVARSKAPPLPLLLSSFLQSRPQAKLPEEQYGDEEDEDDLDESSGSDEESEYDQLPPFKRLTNAEMARLSKSQKKEYLDEMEYREKLFMKRQLKEERKRRKMMKKYAAEIKGMAEEHSENVEEERSEPASVPVPMPDLSLPASFDSDNPTHRYRSLDSSNQWLVRPVLETQGWDHDVGYEGVNAERLFVVKEKIPISFSGQVTKDKKDANVQLEMASSVKHGEGRSTALGFEMQNAGKELAYTVRSDTRFNNFRKHKAAAGLSVTLLGDSVSAGLKVEDKLIANKRFRMVMCGGAMTSRGDVAYGGSLEAQLRDKDYPLGRFLSTLGLSVMDWHGDLAIGGNIQSQVPIGRSSNLIARANLNNRGTGQVSVRVNSSEQLQLAMVALVPLFKKLFSYYSPQQMQY